The window TGGATCATGCCCGACGTCAACCCCGACGGCGGCGAGTTCGACATCAGCACCGGCTCCTACAAGAGCTGGCGCAAGAACCGCCAGCCCAACGCCGGATCGTCCTACGTGGGCACGGACATGAATCGGAACTGGGACTACAAGTGGGGCTGCTGCGGCGGTTCCTCCGGCAGCCCCAGCTCCGACACCTACCGCGGCCCGTCGGCCGAGTCCGCGCCCGAGGTCAAGGCGGTGTCGAACTGGGTCCGCTCCCGCGTCGTCAGCGGTGTGCAGCAGCTCAAGACCGCGATCGACTTCCACTCCTACAGCGAACTTGTGCTGTGGCCGTTCGGCTGGACCTACGACGACACCGCGCCGGGCCTGACCGCGGAGGACCAGAAGGTCTTCTCCACGATGGGCCGCGCGATGGCGCAGACCAACGGCTACACCCCGGAGCAGTCCTCGGAGCTCTACGTCACCGACGGCGCGATCGACGACTACCTGTGGGGCGCGCACAAGATCTGGGCGTACACCTTCGAGATGTTCCCGGCGAGCGGCGGCGGCGGCTTCTACCCCGGTGACGAGATCCTGGCCAGGGAGACCGCGCGCAACAAGGCCGCGGTGCTCTACCTGCTGGACTACTCCGACTGCCCGAAGCGCGCGATCGGCCTGACCTGCGACGGCACCCCGCCGCCCACCGGCAAGGTCTTCGAGAACGCCAACAACGTCAACATCCCGGACAACGGCGCCGCGGTCACCAGCGACGTCGTCGTCACCGGGGTCGCGGGCAACGCGCCCGCCGGCCTGCAGGTGGGGGTCGACATCAAGCACAGCTGGCGCGGCGACCTCGTCGTCGACCTGGTGGCCCCGGACGGGTCGACCTACCGGATGAAGAACTCGTCGAGCAACGACTCCGCCGACAACGTGATCACCACCTACACCGTGAACGCGTCGACCGAGATCGCGAATGGCACCTGGAAGCTCAAAGTCCAGGACATCGCCGCCCAGGACACCGGCTACATCGACAGCTTCAAGCTCGTTTTCTAAGCCCTGCCATCCGGCCGGTACCTAAGGGGACCGTGACGAAAGCCGACCACGGTCACCTCCAAATCCGCACCATCACATGCCAGGTAACCCAAACCCAAAATTTCGGGGAGGCGGAACAGTGTTTAGGAAAGTTCTTCTGACAGCGGTCGCGGTGGCCGCGGTCGCCGGCACCGCCGCTGGGCAGGCCCTCGCCGCCCAGCCGCCGTCGGATGACGTGTCACCGCAGGTCGTCGGCGGCAGCCCGGCGGCGCAGGGCGAGTTCCCCTGGATGGTCCGGCTCTCGATGGGCTGCGGCGGGGCGATGTACTCGGACCTGCTGGTCCTGACCGCCGCGCACTGCGTGAGCGGCACGGGCAACAACACCGGGATCACCGCCACCTACGGGGTCGTCGATCTGCAGAGCACCAGTGCGGTCAAGCGGACATCGTCCTACGTCTACAAGAACCCGGGCTACACCACGTCGGCGGGCGGCGACTGGGCGCTGATCAAGCTGTCCAGCCCGATCACCGGCGCGGCGAAGCTCCCCATCGCCACGACCACCGCCTATGACAGCGGCACGTTCACCGTCATGGGCTGGGGCGCCGCGTCCGAGGGCGGCAGCCAGCAGCGGTACATGCTCAAGGCCGACGTGCCGTTCGTCAGTGACACGTCCTGCAAGTCGTCGTACCCGTCGCTCAAGCCCGCCGTCGAGATCTGCGCGGGCTTCACCCAGGGCGGCGTGGACACCTGCCAGGGCGACTCCGGCGGCCCGATGGTGCGGCGCGACAACAACAACGCGTGGATCCAGGTCGGCATCGTCTCCTGGGGCGAGGGCTGCGCCCGGCCCAACAAGCCCGGCGTGTACGCCGAGGTGAGCGCGCTGTCCACGGCGATCGCCACGAAGGCCAAGGAACTCGACCCGAACTCCGGCGGCGGCGACCCCAACCCGCCGACCGGCAAGGTCTTCGAGAACACCAACAACGTCAACATCCCGGACGCGGGCACCGCGGTCACCAGCGATGTCGTCGTCACCGGCGTCACCGGCAACGCGCCCGCGACCCTGCAGGTCGGCGTCGACATCAAG is drawn from Actinokineospora alba and contains these coding sequences:
- a CDS encoding proprotein convertase P-domain-containing protein, with product MGVDIKHSWRGDLVVDLVAPDGSTYRMKNSSSNDSADNVITTYTVNASTEIANGTWKLKVQDIAAQDTGYIDSFKLVF